A window from Actinomycetospora corticicola encodes these proteins:
- a CDS encoding TetR/AcrR family transcriptional regulator, with protein sequence MTAESQPRQRDAERTRAEILDVATAEFAERGLAGARVDEIAARTRTTKRMLYYYFGSKQGLYLAVLERAYLGIRSLESHLEVDELAPTAAVRAVCDLTFDHHEANPEFIRLVSIENIHHAEHLRASPIREGLSGATLAVLDRILARGRDAGLFRDDVDALDIHLLISSFCIFRTANRHTVAAIFDRDMLDPAMRDHYRRMLSDLVVEYLTAHVGRP encoded by the coding sequence ATGACCGCGGAGTCCCAGCCCCGGCAGCGCGACGCCGAACGCACCCGGGCGGAGATCCTCGACGTCGCCACCGCCGAGTTCGCCGAACGGGGCCTCGCGGGCGCCCGCGTGGACGAGATCGCGGCCCGGACCCGCACCACCAAGCGGATGCTCTACTACTACTTCGGCAGCAAGCAGGGGCTCTACCTCGCCGTGCTGGAGCGCGCCTACCTGGGCATCCGCTCGCTGGAGAGCCATCTCGAGGTCGACGAGCTCGCCCCCACGGCCGCGGTCCGCGCCGTCTGTGACCTCACCTTCGACCACCACGAGGCGAACCCCGAGTTCATCCGCCTCGTGAGCATCGAGAACATCCACCACGCCGAGCACCTGCGCGCCTCCCCCATCCGCGAGGGCCTCTCCGGCGCCACGCTCGCGGTGCTCGACCGGATCCTCGCGCGGGGTCGCGACGCCGGGCTCTTCCGCGACGACGTCGACGCGCTCGACATCCACCTGCTGATCAGCTCGTTCTGCATCTTCCGCACGGCCAACCGGCACACCGTCGCGGCCATCTTCGACCGCGACATGCTCGACCCCGCGATGCGCGACCACTACCGGCGGATGCTCTCCGACCTGGTCGTCGAGTACCTCACCGCGCACGTCGGGAGACCCTGA
- a CDS encoding TIM barrel protein, with amino-acid sequence MAGRRHGIATACLSGLLEDKLAAAAAAGFDGVEIFVPDLLGSPEPPEDIARRCADLGLVIDLYQPIRDVEALPPDAFAASLRRVEHAFDVMERLGTSTALICSSVDPRAIDDDDLAAEQLAEVAARAADRGLRIAYEALAWGRHVNTWDHSWRIVSLADHPALGLCVDSFHLYARGGDPSGLRSVPADKLFFCQLADAPRLDMDVLPWSRHHRLFPGQGDFDLTALVGHLDAAGYDGPWSLEVFNDVFRQADPGPAAVDARRSLLGLEESLAGSAGPVVDGTAFVELAVDPGTSAEVTDALAAFGFARTGEHRSKAVSLWEAGGARVVVRDALPDAGSVPAAVAALAVRTPDPEALARRGVELLAPRVPLPHAGDEAELRAVAAPDGTLLFCCPERPDPGRDDFWPGDFRPTGARPGTGVEGVDHVALSPPFDLVAEAELFLRTVVGLAPVGEPTDIVAPFGLVRGRLFASSGADPVRVVLSSSLVRRGGWAPGVPAPQSVAFAVPDVLAASRAALDAGLDLLDVGPNYYADLAARGVADADVLAEHRVLVDVDPTGAQYRHVVTPVLGGRVFLEAVQRVDDYAGFGAADAPVRMAAHRRARR; translated from the coding sequence GTGGCGGGTCGGCGCCACGGCATCGCCACCGCCTGTCTGTCGGGGCTGCTCGAGGACAAGCTCGCCGCGGCGGCCGCCGCGGGGTTCGACGGTGTCGAGATCTTCGTACCCGACCTGCTCGGCTCGCCCGAACCCCCCGAGGACATCGCCCGTCGCTGCGCCGACCTCGGCCTCGTGATCGACCTCTACCAGCCGATCCGGGACGTCGAGGCGCTCCCGCCCGACGCGTTCGCAGCGTCGCTGCGGCGGGTCGAGCACGCCTTCGACGTCATGGAACGGCTCGGGACGTCGACGGCGCTGATCTGTTCCTCGGTCGACCCCAGGGCGATCGACGACGACGACCTGGCCGCCGAGCAGCTCGCCGAGGTCGCCGCGCGCGCCGCGGACCGCGGGCTGCGGATCGCCTACGAGGCCCTGGCCTGGGGTCGGCACGTGAACACGTGGGACCACTCGTGGCGGATCGTGTCGCTCGCCGACCACCCCGCGCTCGGCCTCTGCGTCGACTCCTTCCACCTCTACGCGCGCGGCGGCGATCCGTCCGGGCTGCGCTCCGTCCCGGCCGACAAGCTGTTCTTCTGCCAGCTCGCCGACGCCCCGCGCCTGGACATGGACGTCCTGCCCTGGAGCCGCCACCACCGCCTCTTCCCCGGCCAGGGCGACTTCGACCTCACCGCCCTCGTCGGCCACCTCGACGCCGCCGGCTACGACGGCCCCTGGTCGCTCGAGGTGTTCAACGACGTCTTCCGCCAGGCCGACCCGGGTCCCGCCGCCGTCGACGCCCGCCGTTCGCTCCTCGGCCTCGAGGAGTCGCTCGCCGGTTCCGCCGGGCCCGTGGTGGACGGGACGGCCTTCGTCGAGCTCGCCGTCGACCCGGGCACGTCCGCCGAGGTGACCGACGCGCTCGCGGCGTTCGGCTTCGCCCGCACGGGCGAGCACCGCTCGAAGGCGGTCTCGCTGTGGGAGGCGGGCGGCGCGCGTGTCGTCGTCCGGGACGCTCTTCCGGACGCCGGGTCGGTGCCGGCCGCCGTCGCCGCGCTCGCCGTGCGGACGCCCGACCCGGAGGCGCTCGCGCGCCGTGGGGTGGAGCTGCTCGCACCCCGGGTCCCGCTGCCCCACGCCGGGGACGAGGCGGAGCTGCGCGCGGTCGCCGCGCCCGACGGCACGCTGCTGTTCTGCTGCCCCGAGCGCCCCGACCCGGGCCGCGACGACTTCTGGCCGGGCGACTTCCGGCCCACCGGCGCCCGTCCCGGGACCGGCGTCGAGGGGGTCGACCACGTGGCGTTGAGCCCGCCGTTCGACCTCGTCGCCGAGGCGGAGCTGTTCCTGCGCACCGTGGTCGGGCTCGCGCCGGTGGGGGAGCCCACCGACATCGTCGCGCCGTTCGGCCTGGTCCGGGGGCGGCTGTTCGCCTCCTCCGGGGCCGACCCGGTGCGGGTGGTGCTGTCGTCGTCGCTCGTCCGCCGCGGCGGGTGGGCGCCGGGCGTGCCCGCCCCGCAGAGCGTGGCGTTCGCGGTGCCCGACGTGCTCGCCGCGTCCCGGGCCGCGCTGGACGCCGGGCTCGACCTGCTCGACGTCGGGCCGAACTACTACGCCGACCTCGCCGCGCGGGGGGTGGCGGACGCCGACGTGCTCGCCGAGCACCGGGTCCTCGTGGACGTCGACCCGACCGGGGCGCAGTACCGCCACGTCGTGACCCCCGTGCTCGGGGGCCGGGTGTTCCTCGAGGCCGTGCAGCGCGTCGACGACTACGCCGGGTTCGGCGCCGCGGACGCGCCCGTCCGCATGGCGGCCCACCGGCGCGCCCGACGCTAG
- a CDS encoding siderophore-interacting protein has product MAKGGPGHRLEVLRSEQLTPHLRRVVLGGPGLAGIEDNGFTDRYVKLAFRRPGVVYDEPLDVGAVRAERPREEWPISRTYTVRALDHAAGEMTIDFVVHGDTGVAGPWALAAQPGDELILLGPGGAYAPAADVDAHVLIGDEAALPAIAAACERVPAGTPVLAFVEVDGPADELPLTCSGDLEVRWVHREAGETLVDVVRAVDWPAGRVQAFVHGETSSMKALRGLLRDERAVPKELLSISGYWRRGMDEEGFQADKRAGNGVAA; this is encoded by the coding sequence ATGGCGAAGGGCGGACCGGGGCATCGGCTCGAGGTACTGCGCAGCGAGCAGTTGACCCCGCATCTGCGGCGGGTCGTGCTCGGCGGACCGGGGCTCGCGGGCATCGAGGACAACGGGTTCACCGACCGGTACGTGAAGCTCGCCTTCCGGCGGCCGGGCGTGGTCTACGACGAGCCGCTCGACGTCGGGGCGGTGCGGGCCGAGCGCCCGCGCGAGGAGTGGCCGATCTCGCGGACCTACACGGTGCGCGCGCTCGACCACGCCGCGGGCGAGATGACGATCGACTTCGTGGTGCACGGCGACACCGGGGTGGCGGGTCCGTGGGCGCTCGCGGCGCAGCCGGGCGACGAGCTGATCCTGCTCGGACCGGGCGGGGCGTACGCACCGGCGGCCGACGTGGACGCGCACGTGCTGATCGGTGACGAGGCCGCGCTGCCGGCGATCGCGGCGGCGTGCGAGCGGGTGCCGGCGGGGACGCCGGTGCTGGCGTTCGTGGAGGTCGACGGGCCGGCCGACGAGCTCCCGCTGACGTGTTCCGGTGACCTGGAGGTCCGCTGGGTGCACCGCGAGGCCGGTGAGACGCTGGTCGACGTCGTGCGGGCCGTGGACTGGCCGGCGGGTCGGGTGCAGGCGTTCGTGCACGGCGAGACGAGCTCGATGAAGGCGCTGCGCGGGCTCCTGCGCGACGAGCGGGCCGTGCCGAAGGAGCTGCTCTCCATCTCGGGCTACTGGCGTCGCGGGATGGACGAGGAGGGCTTCCAGGCCGACAAGCGCGCGGGCAACGGGGTGGCGGCGTAG
- a CDS encoding MFS transporter, whose product MSSAPAAPAGAQPARAALAAWIGSALEYYDFFIYGTAAALVFSKVFFPSSSPTAGTLLALATFGVGYIARPLGAVVLGHVGDRVGRRRVLILTLVLMGTATFAIGCLPDYATAGALGPILLVVCRLLQGFSAGGEQAGANSMTLEHAPDDRRAFFSSFTLGGTQAGMIIATFVFLPVAALPQEQLLSWGWRVPFWLSVVVVVAGIVIRRTLAETPVFEEQKASGRTEGLPIVVLLRDHWAAVLRVVLGALVSSVSTLVSVWGLSYATSTQGLDKTAMLWVSIAANAVALAAIPLFARYADRVGRKPVFVFGCVASAVVLAFYLWSISTASYALIFVFGVLLSGVVYSAANGVWPAFYGEMFPARVRLTGMAVGTQIGFAVGGFVPTIAESLVGKGAGGWVPVAILGAVLCGLAAVAALTARETAHVPTADLDRVADRGTPVVPAAV is encoded by the coding sequence ATGTCCTCCGCCCCCGCCGCGCCCGCCGGCGCGCAGCCCGCCCGGGCGGCACTCGCCGCCTGGATCGGCAGCGCCCTCGAGTACTACGACTTCTTCATCTACGGCACGGCGGCGGCGCTCGTGTTCAGCAAGGTGTTCTTCCCGTCGTCGAGCCCGACGGCCGGCACGCTGCTCGCGCTCGCCACCTTCGGCGTCGGCTACATCGCGCGGCCGCTCGGCGCGGTGGTGCTCGGCCACGTCGGCGACCGGGTCGGCCGCCGGCGCGTCCTCATCCTCACCCTGGTCCTCATGGGCACCGCGACCTTCGCGATCGGCTGCCTGCCCGACTACGCCACCGCCGGTGCGCTCGGCCCGATCCTGCTGGTGGTCTGCCGCCTGCTGCAGGGCTTCTCGGCCGGTGGCGAGCAGGCCGGCGCGAACTCCATGACCCTGGAGCACGCCCCCGACGACCGGCGCGCCTTCTTCTCCAGCTTCACCCTCGGCGGCACCCAGGCCGGCATGATCATCGCGACCTTCGTGTTCCTCCCGGTCGCCGCCCTGCCGCAGGAGCAGCTGCTCAGCTGGGGGTGGCGGGTGCCGTTCTGGCTGTCGGTCGTCGTCGTGGTGGCGGGCATCGTCATCCGCCGCACCCTCGCCGAGACCCCGGTCTTCGAGGAGCAGAAGGCCTCCGGCCGTACCGAGGGCCTGCCGATCGTCGTCCTGCTGCGCGACCACTGGGCCGCCGTGCTCCGCGTCGTCCTCGGCGCCCTGGTCTCCTCGGTCAGCACGTTGGTCAGCGTCTGGGGCCTCTCCTACGCCACGAGCACGCAGGGCCTCGACAAGACCGCGATGCTCTGGGTCTCGATCGCCGCGAACGCCGTCGCCCTCGCCGCGATCCCGCTCTTCGCCCGCTACGCCGACCGCGTCGGCCGCAAGCCGGTGTTCGTCTTCGGCTGCGTGGCCAGCGCCGTCGTCCTGGCCTTCTACCTCTGGTCGATCTCGACGGCGAGCTACGCGCTGATCTTCGTCTTCGGCGTCCTGCTCTCCGGGGTCGTCTACAGCGCCGCCAACGGCGTGTGGCCCGCCTTCTACGGCGAGATGTTCCCAGCCCGCGTGCGGCTGACCGGCATGGCCGTCGGCACCCAGATCGGCTTCGCCGTCGGCGGGTTCGTCCCGACGATCGCCGAGTCGCTGGTCGGCAAGGGCGCCGGCGGGTGGGTCCCGGTCGCGATCCTCGGCGCCGTCCTCTGCGGGCTCGCCGCGGTCGCCGCCCTCACCGCCCGCGAGACCGCCCACGTCCCGACCGCCGACCTCGACCGCGTCGCCGACCGCGGCACCCCGGTCGTCCCGGCCGCAGTCTGA
- a CDS encoding serine protease, with amino-acid sequence MTRNPATAPGVLVRRATLVASTAVVVLAVVAVSLVGFGGRSSAVTTGGTGDDPGGAGSDGVAQARIVGGERTSTADEPWVVYLTDASGFQFCGGTLVAPTKVVTAAHCTASAPDRKIFAVVGRDDKSSKAGRSVAVTKTWVSPSFTAVGSGLDVSVLTLGESVPNATLPLATASDTALYGPGTAARIYGWGATSENGTASRYLLGATVPIREDSYCKSSASSFDPTLLTCAGFDTGGVDTCQGDSGGPLVAGGKLIGITSFGDGCARAGKPGYYTRVGANSALIEKQIAS; translated from the coding sequence GTGACCCGGAATCCGGCGACGGCACCGGGGGTGCTGGTGCGGCGGGCGACCCTGGTCGCCTCGACGGCGGTGGTGGTGCTCGCGGTGGTGGCGGTGAGCCTGGTCGGCTTCGGGGGTCGGAGCTCGGCGGTGACCACGGGTGGCACGGGCGACGACCCGGGCGGCGCCGGGAGTGACGGCGTCGCGCAGGCGCGCATCGTCGGGGGCGAGCGCACGAGCACGGCCGACGAGCCGTGGGTGGTCTACCTGACCGACGCCTCGGGCTTCCAGTTCTGCGGCGGCACGCTCGTCGCGCCGACCAAGGTGGTCACGGCGGCGCACTGCACCGCCTCGGCGCCCGACCGGAAGATCTTCGCGGTCGTCGGGCGGGACGACAAGAGCTCCAAGGCCGGCCGCTCGGTGGCCGTGACGAAGACGTGGGTCAGCCCCTCGTTCACCGCGGTCGGCAGCGGGCTCGACGTCTCGGTGCTGACGCTCGGTGAGTCGGTCCCCAACGCCACCCTGCCGCTGGCGACCGCGTCCGACACCGCCCTCTACGGGCCCGGCACCGCCGCCCGCATCTACGGCTGGGGGGCCACCTCGGAGAACGGCACGGCCTCGCGCTACCTGTTGGGGGCGACGGTCCCGATCCGCGAGGACTCCTACTGCAAGTCGTCCGCGTCGTCCTTCGACCCGACGCTGCTCACCTGCGCGGGCTTCGACACCGGCGGCGTGGACACCTGCCAGGGCGACTCCGGCGGGCCCCTGGTGGCCGGCGGCAAGCTCATCGGGATCACCAGCTTCGGCGACGGCTGTGCCCGCGCGGGCAAGCCCGGCTACTACACGCGGGTCGGGGCGAACTCGGCGCTGATCGAGAAGCAGATCGCGTCGTAG
- a CDS encoding shikimate dehydrogenase, whose protein sequence is MTLTLTDPRTPVALSHLVGLVGTGIGPSLTPALHEREGDAQGLRYLYRRLDLDVLGLGAHDVGRVLDAARLTGFSGLNVTHPAKQTVLAHLDRIDPAAAALGAVNTVVFGPDGAVGHNTDRSGFARSFRRGLPGVPVGRVLLLGAGGAGAAVAHALTDVGVGELLVADADRTRAEALAGAVRDSGAASTSVVGIADVEATLAGVDGLVHATPTGMAAHPGSPVAADALHHGMWVADVVYRPLATALVTAARARGLRVLDGGGMAVFQAVDAFRHFTGLEPDADRMLAHFAALVAAGA, encoded by the coding sequence GTGACCCTGACGCTGACCGACCCCCGCACCCCGGTGGCCCTGAGCCACCTCGTCGGGTTGGTGGGCACCGGCATCGGCCCGTCGCTCACGCCCGCGCTGCACGAGCGCGAGGGCGACGCCCAGGGCCTGCGCTACCTCTACCGCCGCCTCGACCTCGACGTGCTCGGCCTGGGCGCCCACGACGTCGGGCGGGTGCTCGACGCGGCGCGCCTCACCGGCTTCTCCGGGCTCAACGTCACCCACCCGGCCAAGCAGACCGTGCTCGCCCACCTCGACCGGATCGACCCCGCCGCCGCGGCGCTCGGCGCGGTCAACACCGTGGTGTTCGGGCCGGACGGCGCCGTCGGCCACAACACCGACCGCTCCGGCTTCGCCCGCTCCTTCCGGCGCGGCCTCCCCGGCGTGCCGGTCGGGCGGGTGCTGCTGCTCGGCGCCGGCGGCGCCGGGGCGGCCGTCGCGCACGCGCTGACCGACGTCGGGGTCGGCGAACTCCTCGTCGCCGACGCCGACCGGACCCGGGCCGAGGCCCTCGCCGGCGCCGTCCGCGACAGCGGTGCGGCGAGCACCTCCGTCGTCGGGATCGCCGACGTCGAGGCGACGCTGGCCGGCGTCGACGGTCTGGTGCACGCCACGCCCACCGGCATGGCGGCCCACCCGGGCTCGCCGGTGGCGGCCGACGCGCTGCACCACGGGATGTGGGTGGCCGACGTCGTCTACCGCCCGCTCGCGACCGCGCTGGTCACGGCGGCCCGGGCCCGCGGCCTGCGGGTCCTCGACGGCGGGGGCATGGCGGTCTTCCAGGCCGTCGACGCCTTCCGGCACTTCACCGGCCTGGAGCCGGACGCCGACCGGATGCTCGCCCACTTCGCCGCTCTCGTCGCCGCGGGGGCGTGA
- a CDS encoding VWA domain-containing protein — MAFPFSAVVGHPDLRLALLLSAVDPGIGGVLVRGEKGTAKSTIVRALATLLPDVAVRAGDRFGVDVDAGEESPDGPFPADAPVERRPARLVELPVGASEDRLIGSLDLQEVLAHGRGSVQPGLLALAHRGVLYVDEVNLLHDHLVDLLLDAAASGRSHVERDGVSFTHPARFLLVGTMNPEEGELRPQLLDRFGLTVRVEASRVVAERTEVVRRRLAHDADPAAFATRFAADEDALRAQIDDARARLGSVALTDRELVRISAVCAFVEVDGMRADVVVARTAVAHAAWRGVDAVDVDDVRAAARLALPHRRRRDPFDEPHLSDEELEKALEVAEQALQDLEDDQDDGPDDDGPGGPGGPDGDPEDGPDDGSGPDAGSAAPPEAGASEAGGPESGGPGSDGPGPEGAPSPPGRPAPPSGTGSGSDGADSLPRDDGDDAPLSPVGAPQQVRLKSRRFEVRGVGEGVPGRRSRARGRRGRTVRAVAEAPESGPAPHLPATVIASVRGGRRGRPEPDDLRHAHREGREGNLVLFCVDVSGSMAARKRMSAVTGAVDALLRDAYQRRDKVGVVTFRGSGASVALPPTSSVHTAHARLADLHTGGRTPLAEGLRAARRVLRAERVRDPRRRGLLVLLTDGRATGGGPKPLDAALDAARGLAREAGPGRGGAAMSTVVVDCEAGHVRLGLAGRIAGAAAGAIVTLDELTGENVAAVARTAVGA, encoded by the coding sequence GTGGCGTTCCCCTTCTCGGCCGTCGTCGGCCACCCGGACCTGCGGCTCGCGCTCCTGCTCTCCGCGGTCGACCCGGGTATCGGCGGCGTGCTGGTGCGCGGGGAGAAGGGCACCGCGAAGTCGACGATCGTGCGGGCCCTCGCGACCCTGCTGCCCGACGTCGCGGTGCGGGCCGGCGACCGGTTCGGGGTGGACGTCGACGCCGGCGAGGAGAGCCCCGACGGGCCCTTCCCGGCCGACGCCCCCGTCGAGCGCCGGCCGGCCCGGCTCGTGGAGCTGCCGGTCGGGGCGTCCGAGGACCGCCTGATCGGCTCGCTGGACCTGCAGGAGGTCCTCGCCCACGGCCGCGGCTCGGTGCAGCCCGGCCTGCTGGCCCTCGCGCACCGCGGCGTGCTCTACGTCGACGAGGTCAACCTCCTGCACGACCACCTCGTCGACCTCCTGCTCGACGCCGCCGCCTCCGGGCGCTCCCACGTCGAGCGCGACGGGGTCTCGTTCACGCACCCGGCCCGCTTCCTGCTGGTCGGCACCATGAACCCGGAGGAGGGCGAGCTCCGCCCGCAGCTGCTCGACCGCTTCGGGCTCACCGTCCGCGTCGAGGCCTCGCGCGTCGTCGCCGAGCGCACCGAGGTGGTGCGCCGCCGCCTCGCCCACGACGCCGACCCGGCCGCCTTCGCCACGCGCTTCGCCGCCGACGAGGACGCCCTGCGCGCGCAGATCGACGACGCCCGCGCCCGGCTGGGATCGGTCGCCCTGACCGACCGCGAGCTGGTCCGCATCTCCGCGGTGTGCGCGTTCGTCGAGGTCGACGGGATGCGCGCGGACGTCGTCGTGGCCCGGACGGCCGTCGCCCACGCGGCCTGGCGCGGGGTCGACGCGGTCGACGTCGACGACGTGCGCGCTGCCGCCCGCCTCGCCCTGCCGCACCGGCGCCGCCGCGACCCCTTCGACGAGCCGCACCTCTCCGACGAGGAGCTGGAGAAGGCGCTCGAGGTCGCGGAGCAGGCGCTGCAGGACCTCGAGGACGACCAGGACGACGGTCCCGACGACGACGGGCCCGGCGGACCCGGTGGCCCCGACGGCGATCCGGAGGACGGTCCCGACGACGGGTCCGGTCCCGACGCCGGATCGGCAGCGCCTCCCGAGGCCGGGGCGTCCGAGGCCGGGGGGCCCGAGAGCGGGGGACCCGGGTCCGACGGACCCGGTCCGGAGGGCGCACCGTCCCCGCCGGGCCGACCCGCCCCGCCGTCGGGAACGGGCAGCGGGAGTGACGGTGCGGATTCCCTGCCGCGGGACGACGGCGACGACGCTCCGCTGTCACCGGTGGGGGCCCCGCAGCAGGTCCGGCTGAAGAGCCGGCGCTTCGAGGTGCGCGGCGTCGGCGAGGGCGTCCCCGGGCGCCGGTCGCGGGCCCGCGGACGACGTGGGCGGACGGTCCGGGCGGTCGCCGAGGCCCCGGAGTCCGGCCCCGCCCCGCACCTCCCGGCAACCGTGATCGCCAGTGTCCGCGGGGGACGACGCGGTCGGCCGGAACCGGACGACCTCCGACACGCGCACCGGGAGGGCCGCGAGGGCAACCTCGTGCTGTTCTGCGTCGACGTGTCCGGCTCGATGGCCGCGCGAAAACGGATGTCGGCGGTGACGGGCGCGGTCGACGCGCTGCTGCGGGACGCCTACCAACGGCGGGACAAGGTCGGGGTGGTGACCTTCCGCGGCAGCGGCGCGAGCGTCGCCCTCCCGCCGACGTCGAGCGTGCACACCGCCCACGCCCGGCTCGCCGACCTGCACACCGGGGGGCGGACGCCGCTCGCCGAGGGACTCCGCGCCGCGCGCCGGGTGCTGCGGGCGGAGCGGGTGCGCGACCCGCGGCGCCGCGGCCTGCTCGTCCTGCTCACCGACGGTCGCGCGACCGGCGGCGGCCCGAAGCCGCTCGACGCCGCGCTCGACGCCGCCCGCGGCCTGGCCCGCGAGGCCGGCCCGGGGCGCGGGGGAGCGGCGATGAGCACCGTGGTCGTGGACTGCGAGGCCGGGCACGTCCGTCTCGGGCTCGCCGGCCGGATCGCCGGTGCGGCCGCCGGTGCGATCGTGACCCTCGACGAACTGACCGGCGAGAACGTCGCGGCGGTGGCCCGGACCGCCGTCGGCGCCTGA
- the cobO gene encoding cob(I)yrinic acid a,c-diamide adenosyltransferase — MPQGVPTTVPDDGLTTRQRRRRPLLVVHTGVNKGKSTAAFGLALRQWTAGNSVAVFQFVKSAKWRVGEETALKALGELHEQTGQGGPVEWHKMGEGWSWSRKPGSDEDHAEAAREGWAEIRRRLEGGAHDFYVLDEFTYPLKWGWIDVDEVVAVMNDRPGFQHVVITGRDAPPALVEAADLVTEMTKIKHPMDAGQKGQKGIEW; from the coding sequence ATGCCCCAGGGCGTCCCCACCACCGTTCCCGACGACGGGCTCACCACCCGCCAGCGGCGCCGCCGCCCGCTGCTCGTGGTGCACACCGGCGTGAACAAGGGCAAGTCGACGGCGGCGTTCGGCCTCGCGCTGCGGCAGTGGACGGCGGGCAACTCGGTCGCGGTGTTCCAGTTCGTGAAGTCGGCCAAGTGGCGGGTCGGCGAGGAGACGGCGCTGAAGGCCCTCGGCGAGCTGCACGAGCAGACCGGTCAGGGCGGGCCGGTGGAGTGGCACAAGATGGGTGAGGGCTGGTCGTGGAGCCGCAAGCCGGGCTCCGACGAGGACCACGCCGAGGCCGCCCGCGAGGGCTGGGCGGAGATCCGGCGCCGGCTCGAGGGCGGCGCGCACGACTTCTACGTCCTCGACGAGTTCACCTACCCGCTGAAGTGGGGCTGGATCGACGTCGACGAGGTGGTCGCGGTGATGAACGACCGGCCGGGGTTCCAGCACGTCGTCATCACCGGTCGCGACGCGCCGCCCGCCCTGGTCGAGGCGGCCGACCTCGTCACCGAGATGACCAAGATCAAGCACCCGATGGACGCCGGGCAGAAGGGTCAGAAGGGCATCGAGTGGTGA